Proteins encoded by one window of Pseudorca crassidens isolate mPseCra1 chromosome 3, mPseCra1.hap1, whole genome shotgun sequence:
- the MRPL22 gene encoding large ribosomal subunit protein uL22m isoform X4, translating to MAAAILDRLGALWMQNLRGKLALGHFSSHSVLPQSHIHTSASLEISRKWEKKNKIVYPPQLPGEPRRPAEIYHCRRQIKYSKDKMWYLAKLIRGMSIDQALAQLEFSDKKGAQIIKEVLLEAQDMAVRDHNVEFRSNLYIGKRDEYPQEDEVSDHNTSGILSLYLLNFPDKNRLRFLLKIQIPRPHHRLTESETPGEKPGSVHFRARPVPETHPIPRQRSLWDYGEGFLPLFCEVGGRPSTST from the exons GCATTTTTCATCTCACAGCGTTTTACCCCAATCACATATTCACACAAGTGCTTCTCTTGAAATATCTCGAAAATGggagaagaagaataaaattgtttATCCTCCACAACTGCCTGGAGAACCTCGGAGACCAGCT GAAATCTACCATTGTCGAAGACAAATAAAGTACAGCAAAGACAAGATGTGGTATTTGGCAAAATTG ATACGAGGAATGTCCATTGACCAGGCTCTGGCTCAGTTGGAATTCAGTGACAAAAAAGGGGCCCAGATAATTAAAGAG GTTCTCTTAGAAGCACAAGATATGGCAGTGAGAGACCACAATGTGGAATTCAGATCCAATTTATATATAG GAAAAAGAGATGAGTACCCACAGGAAGATGAAGTATCTGACCACAACACATCAGGCATTTTATCCCTGTATTTGCTAAACTTCCCTGATAAGAATCGTCTGAGGTTCTTATTAAAGATACAGATTCCCAGGCCTCACCACAGACTTACTGAATCTGAAACCCCAGGGGAGAAGCCTGG CTCAGTCCACTTCAGGGCGAGGCCAGTACCTGAAACGCATCCGATACCACGGCAGAGGTCGCTTTGGGATTATGGAGAAGGTTTTTTGCCATTATTTTGTGAAGTTGGTGGAAggccctccacctccacctga
- the MRPL22 gene encoding large ribosomal subunit protein uL22m isoform X1 has product MQNLRGKLALGHFSSHSVLPQSHIHTSASLEISRKWEKKNKIVYPPQLPGEPRRPAEIYHCRRQIKYSKDKMWYLAKLIRGMSIDQALAQLEFSDKKGAQIIKEVLLEAQDMAVRDHNVEFRSNLYIGKRDEYPQEDEVSDHNTSGILSLYLLNFPDKNRLRFLLKIQIPRPHHRLTESETPGEKPGSVHFRARPVPETHPIPRQRSLWDYGEGFLPLFCEVGGRPSTST; this is encoded by the exons GCATTTTTCATCTCACAGCGTTTTACCCCAATCACATATTCACACAAGTGCTTCTCTTGAAATATCTCGAAAATGggagaagaagaataaaattgtttATCCTCCACAACTGCCTGGAGAACCTCGGAGACCAGCT GAAATCTACCATTGTCGAAGACAAATAAAGTACAGCAAAGACAAGATGTGGTATTTGGCAAAATTG ATACGAGGAATGTCCATTGACCAGGCTCTGGCTCAGTTGGAATTCAGTGACAAAAAAGGGGCCCAGATAATTAAAGAG GTTCTCTTAGAAGCACAAGATATGGCAGTGAGAGACCACAATGTGGAATTCAGATCCAATTTATATATAG GAAAAAGAGATGAGTACCCACAGGAAGATGAAGTATCTGACCACAACACATCAGGCATTTTATCCCTGTATTTGCTAAACTTCCCTGATAAGAATCGTCTGAGGTTCTTATTAAAGATACAGATTCCCAGGCCTCACCACAGACTTACTGAATCTGAAACCCCAGGGGAGAAGCCTGG CTCAGTCCACTTCAGGGCGAGGCCAGTACCTGAAACGCATCCGATACCACGGCAGAGGTCGCTTTGGGATTATGGAGAAGGTTTTTTGCCATTATTTTGTGAAGTTGGTGGAAggccctccacctccacctga